In endosymbiont of unidentified scaly snail isolate Monju, the following are encoded in one genomic region:
- a CDS encoding type II toxin-antitoxin system RatA family toxin, which yields MPVVEKSALVPFSDRQMFDLVKDVARYPEFLPWCNGAELLSDDGHQVCGRIEVARMGVRQSFATCNEYEAPHWMKIELVEGPFKSLHGRWDFQALREDACKVMLRLEFEFSGQLINAAFGKVFHQIANTLVESFCKRAKEVYGG from the coding sequence ATGCCGGTAGTCGAGAAGTCCGCGCTGGTGCCGTTCTCCGATCGGCAGATGTTTGATCTGGTCAAGGACGTGGCGCGTTATCCCGAGTTCCTGCCCTGGTGCAACGGTGCCGAGCTGCTGTCGGACGACGGTCACCAGGTCTGCGGGCGCATCGAGGTGGCGCGCATGGGCGTCCGCCAGTCGTTCGCTACCTGCAACGAGTACGAGGCCCCGCACTGGATGAAGATCGAACTGGTCGAGGGGCCGTTCAAGTCGCTGCACGGCCGCTGGGACTTCCAGGCGCTGCGCGAGGATGCCTGCAAGGTGATGCTGCGGCTGGAGTTCGAGTTTTCCGGGCAGTTGATCAATGCCGCTTTCGGCAAGGTGTTCCACCAGATCGCCAATACCCTGGTCGAATCCTTCTGCAAGCGTGCCAAGGAGGTTTACGGTGGATGA
- a CDS encoding RnfH family protein codes for MDDDPIAVEVAYARPDEQRIIELQVPPGTTVAEAIERSGIIEYFPEIDLSKNKVGIFGKLSKLDKVLQAGDRVEIYRPLIADPKEARKKRAAQGKTMKKGAGAAARKKQGTGN; via the coding sequence GTGGATGATGATCCGATCGCGGTCGAGGTTGCCTATGCGCGGCCCGACGAGCAGCGCATCATCGAACTGCAGGTGCCGCCGGGTACCACGGTGGCTGAAGCCATCGAACGCTCGGGCATCATCGAATACTTTCCCGAGATCGACCTTTCGAAGAACAAGGTCGGTATCTTCGGCAAGCTCTCAAAGTTGGACAAGGTGTTGCAGGCAGGCGACCGGGTAGAGATCTACCGGCCGCTGATCGCCGATCCCAAGGAGGCGCGCAAGAAACGCGCGGCGCAGGGCAAGACGATGAAGAAGGGGGCAGGGGCGGCCGCCAGGAAGAAACAGGGCACGGGGAACTGA
- a CDS encoding outer membrane protein assembly factor BamE, translated as MGITDIIPRALDRASFIYRPTIQQGNVVTQEQVNRLKPGMSREQVRFILGSPTLRDVFHDNRWDYPYTIGVGSTPKEIKHLAVFFENDRLARIVGDYRPQAPDEQMPAEKPRVVKVPDWEPEKKTLLGRMAEAVGLDDDG; from the coding sequence GTGGGAATCACCGACATCATCCCACGCGCCCTGGACCGCGCGTCCTTCATCTACCGCCCCACCATCCAGCAGGGCAATGTCGTCACCCAGGAGCAGGTGAATCGCCTGAAACCCGGCATGTCGCGCGAGCAGGTCCGGTTCATCCTCGGCAGTCCCACGCTGCGCGACGTGTTCCACGACAACCGCTGGGATTACCCCTACACCATTGGCGTGGGCAGCACACCCAAGGAGATCAAGCACCTCGCCGTCTTCTTCGAGAACGACCGGCTGGCGCGCATCGTCGGCGACTACCGCCCGCAGGCACCCGACGAACAGATGCCGGCCGAGAAGCCGCGCGTCGTCAAGGTGCCGGACTGGGAGCCTGAAAAGAAGACCCTGCTGGGCCGCATGGCCGAAGCCGTGGGCCTGGATGACGACGGCTGA
- the fur gene encoding ferric iron uptake transcriptional regulator, translating to MEDADIKRAGLKVTLPRVKILKILEASEARHMTAEDVYRALLEREEEIGLATVYRVLTQFVDAGLVERHHFEGGQAIFELNRGAHHDHIVCQQCGRVEEFVDETIERHQHAIAEKHGFEIEDHSLIIYGRCVKLDCPNRRD from the coding sequence TTGGAAGATGCGGATATCAAGCGTGCGGGGCTGAAGGTCACCCTGCCGAGGGTCAAGATCCTCAAGATCCTCGAGGCCAGCGAGGCCCGCCACATGACAGCCGAAGATGTCTATCGTGCGCTGCTCGAACGAGAAGAGGAGATCGGGCTGGCCACGGTGTACCGCGTGCTGACCCAGTTCGTTGATGCCGGTCTGGTCGAGCGTCATCACTTCGAGGGCGGGCAGGCCATCTTCGAGCTGAACCGGGGGGCGCATCATGATCACATCGTCTGCCAGCAATGCGGGCGGGTCGAGGAGTTCGTGGACGAGACCATCGAGCGGCACCAGCATGCGATCGCCGAGAAACACGGCTTCGAGATCGAGGATCACTCGCTCATCATCTACGGGCGCTGCGTCAAGCTCGATTGTCCCAATCGCCGCGATTGA
- a CDS encoding M99 family carboxypeptidase catalytic domain-containing protein has translation MLKVVAKLKELMGEADLFLHLHDGWGFHRPTWEDALHNPKRYGQSLIADTEEYECTDGRHLKLGEMARRVLERVNRKIPQTEYHLHFFNTHTDDPKTPYPAMRKTATWYALRQHCLPAFGVEASKNLPSLKLKVLHHNLVINEFMRELEIVPMTPKVLVPSPRIEFVEIDVNGTPMIVRPGEPLMLKRGDAITVNKIAANSPRGISCDVEGKGDLNDLGNTFTIDQSTDIVFRKESKVIARIHLELGRHPDRYIPGRTRVFVVEVNGHRRLLLDGEVLELTPDDTLRLLASFSDGNNTVSPKLNFKGWVPKGVRNRGDDRNFRIPLSDPLQVKYSVGGQGELYPVVAEAPGGRKLGQFLVRVSPR, from the coding sequence ATGCTGAAGGTGGTGGCCAAGCTCAAGGAACTGATGGGCGAGGCCGACCTGTTCCTGCACCTGCACGACGGCTGGGGTTTTCATCGCCCGACCTGGGAAGACGCGCTGCACAATCCCAAGCGTTATGGCCAGTCACTGATCGCCGACACCGAGGAATACGAATGCACCGATGGCCGCCACCTAAAGCTGGGCGAGATGGCGCGCCGCGTGCTCGAACGGGTCAACCGCAAGATCCCGCAGACCGAGTATCACCTGCACTTTTTCAATACTCACACTGACGACCCGAAAACGCCCTACCCGGCAATGCGCAAGACGGCGACCTGGTACGCCCTGCGCCAGCATTGCCTGCCGGCCTTCGGCGTCGAGGCCTCCAAGAACCTGCCGTCGCTGAAGTTGAAGGTGCTGCACCACAACCTGGTGATCAACGAGTTCATGCGCGAGCTGGAAATCGTACCCATGACCCCCAAGGTACTGGTGCCGTCACCGCGCATCGAGTTCGTGGAAATCGATGTCAACGGCACGCCAATGATCGTGCGCCCCGGCGAGCCCCTGATGCTCAAGCGTGGCGACGCCATCACCGTCAACAAGATCGCTGCCAACAGCCCGCGCGGCATCTCCTGCGATGTCGAGGGCAAGGGTGACCTGAACGACCTGGGCAATACCTTCACCATCGACCAGAGCACCGACATCGTGTTCCGCAAGGAGAGCAAGGTGATCGCCAGGATCCACCTCGAACTGGGTCGGCATCCTGACCGTTACATCCCGGGGCGGACACGGGTGTTCGTGGTCGAGGTCAACGGCCACAGACGCCTGCTGCTCGATGGCGAGGTGCTGGAACTGACCCCGGACGACACCCTGAGACTGCTGGCCAGCTTCAGCGACGGCAACAATACCGTGTCGCCCAAGCTGAACTTCAAGGGTTGGGTACCGAAAGGCGTGCGCAACCGCGGCGACGACCGCAACTTCCGCATCCCCCTGAGCGACCCCTTGCAGGTGAAATACTCGGTGGGCGGCCAGGGCGAACTCTATCCCGTGGTCGCCGAGGCCCCGGGAGGACGCAAACTGGGACAGTTCCTGGTACGGGTCAGCCCACGTTGA
- a CDS encoding IS3 family transposase (programmed frameshift) produces the protein MDTSKRYPPEVRERAVRMVFDHQGEHDSQWAAMTSIAAKIGCTPETLRKWVRQAERDQGLREGLTTSERERLKALERENRELRRANEILKTASAFFCPGGARPQTEEMIAYIDDHRDRYGVEPICAVLPIAPSTYYEHKAREADPQRLPRRLQRDRALSDEIRRIWEENFQVYGARKVWRQLNRESIEVARCTVERLMRVMGLRGVVRGRRCRTTIGDTTAERPLDRVKRQFTATRPNQLWVADITYVATWTGFVYVAFVVDVYARRIVGWRVSRSLKTDLVLDALEQALWSRQDTEGLVHHSDRGCQYLSVRYTERLAGAGIDASVGSRGDSYDNALAETINGLYKAEVIYRRGPWKHREAVEYATLEWVDWFNHRRLLEPIGNVPPAELEAAYYRQQKESAKAA, from the exons ATGGATACGAGCAAGAGATATCCCCCTGAGGTCCGGGAACGGGCGGTTCGCATGGTGTTTGATCATCAGGGCGAGCATGATTCCCAATGGGCGGCGATGACCTCCATCGCGGCCAAGATCGGCTGTACGCCGGAGACGCTGCGCAAATGGGTGAGACAGGCCGAGCGTGATCAAGGACTGCGCGAGGGTCTGACGACGTCGGAGCGCGAGCGGCTCAAGGCCTTGGAACGGGAGAACCGGGAGCTGAGGCGGGCCAACGAGATTCTGAAGACGGCGTCGGCTT TTTTTTGCCCAGGCGGAGCTCGACCGCAAACTGAAGAGATGATCGCGTACATCGACGATCACAGGGATCGTTACGGGGTCGAGCCGATCTGCGCGGTGCTGCCGATCGCCCCGTCCACCTACTATGAGCACAAGGCCCGTGAGGCCGATCCACAGCGACTGCCGCGGCGATTGCAGCGGGATCGCGCCCTGTCAGACGAGATTCGACGGATCTGGGAAGAGAACTTCCAGGTGTACGGTGCCAGGAAGGTATGGCGGCAGCTCAACCGGGAAAGCATCGAGGTAGCCCGCTGCACGGTGGAACGCCTGATGCGTGTCATGGGGTTGCGGGGTGTGGTGCGAGGCCGCCGTTGCCGGACAACGATCGGCGACACGACGGCGGAACGACCACTGGACCGGGTGAAGCGGCAGTTTACTGCCACCCGCCCGAATCAGTTGTGGGTGGCGGACATTACCTACGTGGCGACTTGGACAGGGTTTGTCTATGTGGCGTTTGTCGTGGACGTCTATGCCCGACGGATCGTGGGCTGGCGTGTCTCCCGGTCGCTGAAGACCGACCTGGTGCTGGATGCGCTGGAGCAGGCGCTATGGTCGCGCCAGGACACAGAGGGCCTGGTGCACCACAGTGACCGAGGCTGTCAGTACCTGTCGGTGCGCTACACGGAGCGCCTGGCCGGGGCCGGCATTGATGCCTCGGTCGGTAGCCGAGGGGACTCCTATGACAACGCTCTGGCAGAGACGATCAACGGTCTGTACAAGGCCGAGGTTATCTACCGGCGAGGCCCCTGGAAGCATAGGGAGGCGGTCGAATATGCCACTTTGGAGTGGGTGGACTGGTTCAACCACCGGCGGCTGCTGGAGCCTATTGGCAACGTGCCACCGGCGGAGTTGGAAGCGGCGTATTATCGCCAACAGAAAGAGTCTGCCAAGGCGGCCTGA
- a CDS encoding L,D-transpeptidase Cds6 family protein, translating into MNRLLPLALIALILTVPVQAATGPYPAHVFTRNVDQGTVLLVEKASKRAWLLELGDPPQTRLRFDGLMLGENDGRKYRVGDRKTPEGIYHVLRYLPDEALDARYGSGAFPLDYPNPIDRLKGRNGSGIWLHGRDDNDNDKDKDKDKDKDKDKDKDKDKDKDKDKDKDKDKDKDKDKDKQATLGCVAFANDDIRTLRDAIHPDTPVVITDKLDFVDTATYEKERQRLLGVLDQFLDAWEKGRFDQLENMLDPAFRGVGRLSKRTWLARKQRIFRHQRQRIIEAEQVVALRENHEQVVFDFVQTYCASTINSRGRKRLFFQKSDDRLRLLSEEYSPLPPALIPETRVERFVLDWLTVWNQRDLDDYVARYAENFRDSKGRDLAAFKAFKRRVFTRRPQQHISIDDLQIQRLGPNRFRVGFIQHYRNRELSDTGHKTLIISGCGQHLWIERETWNPL; encoded by the coding sequence ATGAATCGTCTTCTCCCCCTGGCGCTGATCGCGCTGATACTGACCGTCCCGGTCCAGGCGGCCACTGGCCCCTACCCGGCGCACGTATTCACCCGGAACGTGGACCAGGGCACCGTGCTGCTGGTGGAGAAGGCCAGCAAGCGCGCCTGGTTGCTCGAACTGGGCGACCCACCACAGACCCGGCTCCGGTTCGACGGCCTCATGCTCGGCGAGAACGACGGGCGCAAGTACCGGGTGGGTGATCGCAAGACACCGGAAGGCATCTATCACGTGTTGCGCTACCTGCCCGACGAGGCACTGGACGCACGCTATGGCTCCGGGGCCTTCCCGCTGGACTATCCCAACCCCATCGACCGTCTGAAGGGACGCAACGGCAGCGGCATCTGGCTGCACGGACGCGACGACAACGACAACGACAAGGACAAGGACAAGGACAAGGACAAGGACAAGGACAAGGACAAGGACAAGGACAAGGACAAGGACAAGGACAAGGACAAGGACAAGGACAAGGACAAGGACAAGGACAAGGACAAGCAGGCTACCCTGGGCTGCGTGGCCTTCGCCAACGACGACATCCGCACCCTGCGCGATGCCATCCATCCCGACACCCCGGTGGTGATCACCGACAAGCTCGACTTCGTGGACACTGCCACCTACGAAAAGGAACGCCAGCGCCTGCTCGGCGTGCTCGACCAATTTCTCGACGCCTGGGAAAAGGGACGCTTCGACCAGCTCGAGAACATGCTCGACCCGGCCTTCCGCGGCGTGGGGAGATTGAGCAAACGCACCTGGCTGGCGCGCAAGCAGCGTATCTTCCGTCACCAGCGGCAACGCATCATCGAGGCCGAACAGGTGGTCGCCCTGCGCGAGAATCACGAACAGGTCGTGTTCGATTTCGTGCAGACCTATTGCGCCAGCACCATCAACAGCCGCGGCCGCAAGCGCCTGTTCTTCCAGAAGTCCGACGACCGCCTGCGCCTGCTGTCGGAAGAATATTCCCCGCTGCCACCGGCATTGATCCCGGAAACGCGGGTCGAACGCTTTGTACTGGACTGGCTGACCGTCTGGAACCAGCGCGACCTCGACGATTACGTGGCGCGCTATGCCGAAAACTTCCGCGACAGCAAGGGGCGCGACCTGGCAGCCTTCAAGGCTTTCAAGCGGAGGGTCTTCACGCGCCGCCCCCAGCAGCACATCAGCATCGACGATCTGCAGATCCAGCGGTTGGGTCCCAACCGCTTTCGGGTGGGCTTCATCCAGCACTACCGCAATCGTGAACTGAGCGACACCGGACACAAGACGCTGATCATCAGCGGCTGCGGGCAACACCTGTGGATCGAACGGGAAACCTGGAATCCCCTATGA
- the recN gene encoding DNA repair protein RecN, translated as MLVHLAIRDLVIVRELALDFAAGMTALTGETGAGKSILIDALGLTLGDKASPALIRAGCERAEVSSEFDLADCPAAADWLRDHDLDEDGACQLRRVLVREGRSRAYINGRPVPQALLRELGERLLDIHGQHAHQSLLRPAAQRELLDRYGGLELAAREVAEHFTALQAAREEYERLRQAAEDRHNRLDYLLFQIAELEPLVEAAGRLAELEAEHHRLAHAERLQRETGEIAVGLADGEDDLAGRLGAMQRQLKALLALDEELRPVAELLDSALIQINEAAQSLRHYHDAMENDPARLQALDEQLGQLHELARKHRVEVAELPELLARFSEERDTLDAADERLARLATRVAELEAAYRQAAEALSAARREAAARLSAVVTESMQTLNMQGGRFEVLCEPHDEPTRHGIDRILFQVAANPGQPVAPLADAASGGELSRISLAIQVATADCGDIPTLIFDEVDVGIGGAVAEIVGRLLHELGRRRQVLCVTHLPQVAAQAHHHLQVVKHTSQEATETTIRPLDHEHRIEEIARMLGGVEITAQTLAHAREMLPPTD; from the coding sequence ATGCTGGTGCACCTGGCCATCCGCGACCTGGTGATCGTGCGTGAGCTGGCGCTCGACTTCGCCGCCGGCATGACCGCGCTGACCGGCGAGACGGGCGCCGGCAAGTCGATCCTGATCGACGCCCTCGGCCTCACCCTGGGCGACAAGGCATCGCCGGCCCTGATCCGCGCCGGTTGCGAGCGCGCCGAGGTCAGCAGCGAATTCGACCTGGCCGACTGCCCGGCAGCGGCCGACTGGCTGCGCGATCACGACCTGGACGAGGATGGCGCCTGCCAGCTGCGGCGCGTCCTGGTGCGCGAAGGCCGCTCGCGCGCCTACATCAACGGCCGCCCGGTGCCGCAGGCATTGCTGCGCGAACTCGGCGAGCGCCTGCTCGACATCCACGGACAGCATGCCCACCAGTCCCTGTTGCGACCGGCCGCGCAGCGCGAACTGCTCGACCGTTACGGCGGGCTGGAGCTGGCCGCCCGTGAAGTGGCCGAACATTTCACCGCCCTGCAGGCCGCGCGCGAGGAATACGAGCGCCTGCGCCAGGCGGCGGAAGACCGTCACAACCGGCTCGACTACCTGCTCTTTCAGATCGCCGAGCTCGAGCCCCTGGTCGAGGCCGCCGGACGGCTCGCCGAACTGGAAGCCGAGCACCACCGCCTGGCCCATGCCGAACGCCTGCAACGCGAAACCGGCGAGATCGCCGTCGGGCTGGCCGACGGTGAGGACGATCTCGCCGGCCGGCTCGGGGCCATGCAGCGCCAGCTCAAGGCCCTGCTTGCGCTCGACGAGGAACTGCGGCCAGTCGCCGAGCTGCTGGACTCGGCGCTCATCCAGATCAACGAGGCCGCGCAATCGCTGCGCCACTACCACGACGCCATGGAGAACGACCCGGCGCGTCTGCAGGCCCTGGACGAGCAGCTCGGCCAGTTGCACGAACTGGCACGCAAGCACCGGGTGGAGGTTGCCGAACTGCCCGAGCTGCTGGCGCGCTTCAGCGAGGAGCGCGACACCCTGGATGCCGCCGACGAACGCCTGGCTCGGCTCGCCACCCGTGTTGCCGAACTCGAGGCTGCCTACCGGCAGGCCGCCGAGGCACTGAGCGCCGCCCGACGCGAGGCCGCAGCACGCCTGTCCGCTGTCGTCACCGAGTCGATGCAGACCCTGAACATGCAGGGTGGGCGTTTCGAGGTCCTGTGCGAACCCCACGACGAGCCCACGCGCCACGGCATCGACCGGATCCTGTTCCAGGTGGCGGCCAACCCCGGCCAACCGGTCGCACCACTGGCCGATGCCGCCTCCGGCGGCGAGTTGTCACGCATCTCGCTGGCCATCCAGGTGGCTACCGCCGACTGCGGCGACATCCCCACCCTGATCTTCGACGAGGTGGACGTCGGCATCGGCGGCGCTGTGGCCGAGATCGTCGGTCGCCTGTTGCACGAGCTGGGGCGCCGCCGGCAGGTCCTCTGCGTGACCCACCTGCCACAAGTCGCCGCCCAGGCCCACCATCACCTGCAGGTGGTCAAGCACACCTCGCAGGAGGCCACCGAGACGACCATCAGGCCACTCGACCACGAGCACCGTATCGAGGAGATCGCGCGCATGCTCGGTGGTGTCGAGATCACCGCGCAGACCTTGGCACACGCCCGCGAGATGTTGCCGCCGACCGACTGA
- a CDS encoding NAD(+) kinase has translation MNNTPEFHRIALIAKPDDTSEDLVNTLRQAITFLGERGLEVFPDRHTARALGLSRHFATEEMGHRCDLAIIVGGDGTFLSSARRLGDSQIPLLGVNLGRLGFLVDISPDAMRDTLGNVLDGRYEEEERFLLSCQVGEQPPELALNDVVLHKWNTARMIEFETWVDDSFIDTQRSDGIIVSTPTGSTAYALSGGGPLLSPALDAIALVPICPHTLSNRPIVVHGRNVVRLRVCGKTLPDHVRVTCDGQVTLEVGPGEDVVLRRHSPPLRLIHPAGHDHFQILRTKLHWGGKHS, from the coding sequence TTGAACAACACCCCGGAGTTTCACCGCATCGCGCTGATCGCCAAGCCCGACGACACCAGCGAGGACCTGGTGAACACCCTGCGTCAGGCCATCACGTTTCTCGGCGAGCGAGGGCTGGAGGTGTTTCCCGACCGCCATACCGCGCGGGCGCTGGGCCTTTCGCGCCATTTCGCCACCGAGGAGATGGGTCACCGCTGCGACCTGGCGATTATCGTCGGTGGCGACGGCACTTTCCTGAGCAGCGCGCGCCGCCTGGGCGACAGCCAGATTCCGCTGCTGGGAGTGAACCTGGGACGATTGGGCTTCCTGGTGGATATCTCGCCCGATGCCATGCGCGACACCCTGGGGAACGTGCTGGATGGCCGTTACGAAGAGGAAGAACGCTTCCTGCTGAGCTGCCAGGTGGGCGAACAGCCGCCCGAGCTGGCGCTCAACGACGTGGTGCTGCACAAGTGGAACACCGCGCGCATGATCGAATTCGAGACCTGGGTGGACGACAGCTTCATCGACACCCAGCGCTCGGATGGCATCATCGTCTCCACACCCACCGGATCGACCGCCTACGCCCTCTCGGGCGGAGGCCCCCTGCTCAGCCCGGCGCTGGATGCCATTGCCCTGGTACCGATCTGCCCGCATACCCTGAGCAACCGACCGATCGTGGTGCACGGCCGTAACGTGGTGCGCCTGCGGGTCTGTGGCAAGACGCTGCCCGACCACGTGCGCGTCACCTGCGACGGCCAGGTCACCCTCGAGGTCGGACCCGGTGAAGACGTGGTGCTGCGCCGCCACTCGCCCCCCTTGCGCCTGATCCACCCGGCCGGTCACGATCACTTCCAGATCCTGCGTACCAAGCTGCACTGGGGAGGGAAACACAGCTGA
- the hrcA gene encoding heat-inducible transcriptional repressor HrcA, with product MVSRAPAEQISERAQHFLKVLIERYIRDGQPVGSRTLARDSGLDLSPATIRNVMADLEELGLVASPHTSAGRVPTAAGYRLFVDSLLSIKPLNRKTVDQLQQQLPSANTPGEIVESASRLLSSMTRLAGVVMVPKRNQERVRQIEFVPLSGTRVLAVLVTSAGEILNRIIETGRRFERSELEQLSNYITEHYAGHDLESVRRLVLDDMQATRERMDDLMAEALRMAQVTFSTDAEDEADVVVSGQTNLMDFDELARMDRLRELFEVFAEKQQMLHLLDRCLEVDGVQIYIGEESGYETLRDCSIITSPYKVDDEVVGVLGVIGPTRLPYDKVIPIVDVTAQLLGAALKFRS from the coding sequence ATGGTGTCGAGAGCCCCAGCAGAGCAGATCAGCGAGCGCGCGCAGCACTTTCTCAAGGTGCTGATCGAACGCTATATCCGTGACGGCCAGCCGGTCGGCTCGCGTACCTTGGCGCGTGATTCGGGTCTGGACCTGAGTCCTGCCACCATCCGCAACGTGATGGCCGATCTCGAGGAGCTGGGTCTGGTGGCCTCGCCACACACCTCGGCCGGGCGGGTGCCAACAGCCGCCGGCTACCGCCTGTTCGTCGATTCGCTGTTGTCGATCAAACCGCTGAATCGCAAGACGGTGGACCAGTTGCAGCAGCAGCTCCCCAGCGCCAACACACCAGGCGAGATCGTCGAGTCGGCCTCACGCCTGCTCTCCAGCATGACCCGCCTGGCCGGGGTGGTGATGGTGCCCAAGCGCAACCAGGAGCGGGTGCGGCAGATCGAGTTCGTACCGCTCTCGGGCACCCGGGTGCTGGCGGTGCTGGTGACCTCGGCGGGTGAGATCCTCAACCGTATCATCGAGACCGGGCGCCGCTTCGAACGCAGCGAGCTCGAACAGCTATCGAACTACATCACCGAACACTACGCCGGGCACGATCTGGAGAGCGTGCGCCGCCTGGTGCTCGACGACATGCAGGCCACTCGTGAGCGTATGGACGACTTGATGGCCGAGGCCCTGCGCATGGCCCAGGTGACGTTCTCGACAGATGCCGAGGACGAGGCGGACGTGGTGGTCTCCGGCCAGACCAACCTGATGGACTTCGACGAGCTGGCGCGCATGGACCGCTTGCGTGAGTTGTTCGAGGTCTTCGCCGAGAAACAGCAGATGCTGCACCTGCTCGATCGCTGCCTGGAGGTCGACGGGGTGCAGATCTACATCGGCGAGGAGTCCGGCTACGAGACCCTGCGCGACTGCAGTATCATTACCTCGCCCTACAAGGTCGACGACGAGGTGGTCGGGGTGCTCGGCGTGATCGGCCCGACCCGGCTGCCCTACGACAAGGTCATCCCCATCGTCGATGTCACCGCGCAGTTGCTGGGTGCGGCGCTGAAGTTTCGGTCTTGA
- the grpE gene encoding nucleotide exchange factor GrpE gives MNDINKEAAAEPQEEAVDSFEEELQEIEAEAAEIEQDADELNRLLAEARARADETYDKLMRAHAEIENLKRRHAQEVEKAHKFALEKFVSELLGVRDSLELGFAAAQDESTDVAKLREGTELTLKMLADVMGKFGVEQLDPVGQAFDPEYHQAMATVPRADVEPNTVVDVIQKGYTLNGRLVRPALVAVSKAAEGDGGA, from the coding sequence ATGAACGACATCAACAAGGAGGCGGCTGCCGAGCCGCAAGAAGAAGCTGTCGACTCCTTCGAGGAGGAGCTGCAGGAGATCGAAGCCGAGGCCGCCGAAATCGAGCAGGATGCCGACGAGCTCAACCGGCTGCTTGCCGAGGCGCGCGCCAGGGCCGACGAGACCTACGACAAGCTGATGCGTGCCCATGCCGAGATAGAGAACCTCAAGCGCCGGCACGCACAGGAGGTCGAAAAGGCGCACAAGTTTGCGCTGGAGAAGTTCGTCTCCGAGTTGCTGGGGGTGCGTGACAGCCTCGAGCTGGGCTTTGCGGCCGCGCAGGACGAGAGCACGGATGTGGCCAAGCTGCGCGAAGGCACCGAGCTGACGCTGAAGATGCTGGCCGACGTGATGGGCAAGTTCGGTGTCGAACAGCTCGACCCGGTGGGGCAGGCTTTCGATCCGGAGTACCACCAGGCCATGGCCACGGTGCCGCGCGCCGATGTCGAGCCGAACACCGTGGTGGACGTGATTCAGAAGGGATACACCCTGAACGGGCGCCTGGTGCGTCCGGCGCTGGTCGCGGTCTCCAAAGCCGCCGAAGGCGACGGCGGGGCTTGA